TTTCTTCTTCACATACATTTTCTCCCAACAGTAAACACAAACAAAACCAAGCCATGTCTTTGAGCCCTCCTAGAGAGAGAACCCAAGGTGCCAATGAACCCATCAACAACAACGACAACAATGGCATTGCCAACAGAAACTTCCAGCTCTACTGGTGCTACCGATGCCATACAGCTGTCAGGATTTCATCTTCCGCAAACCCTTCAGAAATCATCTGCCCTCGATGCTTCGGCCAATTTGTTCAAGAGCTTGAAGTCACTAGACCGAGGCTTTTTGTCGATTTCACTGCTTTTGATCCTTCTCCAGAAGCCCGTTTACTTGAAGCTCTCTCCATCATACTCGACCCTCCCATCAGGCTGTTCAATCGCACTCCTTCTGAAACCCAAGACCCCTCTCGCCGCCGTCCTTGGTTCCGTCGCCCAAGAAACAACATTAACATTGAACCGGAACCTTCTACGCCTCGGCCTCGGACTTGGATTGTGCTTCGACCAGTGGGACCTTCGAATCCTATTGAACCAATCATGCGTCCGCCAAACCTTGGCCCTCCTGGGGTTAATCCGAGGGACTACTTTTTCGGGCCAGAGCTGAACCAACTAATAGAAGAGTTGACACAAAATGATCGTCCGGGTCCACCTCCGGTACCGGATGCTGCCATCGATGCAATACCAACGGTGAAAATAACGGAAACTCATTTGAAGAATGAGCCAAACTGTCCGGTTTGTAAAGAGGAGTTCAAGGTAGATGGAGATGCAAGAGAATTGCCTTGTAAACATATATACCATAGTGAATGCATTGTTCCTTGGTTAAGGTTGCATAATTCTTGCCCTGTGTGTCGAAATGAAGTGCCCATTGCTTCTGATTCTAATATTGATACGAGTGGACAGGATGATGAGTGTAGCGAGGATCATGAAGAAGAGGGTCGAAGAAGAAGGTGTTGGAGGTTGAGGCAATTGGCTTGCCTGTGGCCTTTCAGAGCAAGGTATGGAAGAATACATCCGCGGCCTGATATTGCTGGCAACTCCCAAGGACAAGGTAGGAgagaaatttgaataaattgttgttCTGTCATTAATACTTGTATCATAGTACTGTAAATTTATGGTTTCAATATGATTTCTGGATTTCTCTTAATGTTAATGCTATTGAAGTTATGTTGAATTTCAGAGGTTGGCACAAGTTCATGTCATTGCAATATTCTATAGCTCTTGTCTGCAGCTCTTCTTGCTAGAAGCAAGAGAATATCAACTTCATACGACTAAAAAGTTAGGATCTTATGTGAAATTTGAACTAATTATGGAGAGGGGACTCCTATTTAGCCCTCGTGCTCTTATgtgtgtttttaattttattatcaatttaagaACAGTTGAGCAATTGACCATCAAAGCCTTTATCACAGTCACactataaaagaaattatttctaTCAAACTAATCAATATTTTCCAGGAGATGCATCCCTGTGTTACAACTGTAGCATTagctaaaattttaataattgaattaaaacagTTATATACAGTGACTAACCAATTCTGCTGTGAAGTTGGATGCGGTAAACAGTGCAAAAGCCCAAGAAAGAACCAGCAAAGgatcatgattttttttgtaaccAAGGTTTGAAAGATTTTAACAAGGGGAAAATCTTAAAGCCAGTTTAATATGAGTATACATCTATCACATGTTTTGCACCAATATAactcataaaaataaaagtttaacatTGAACATTTCTTTCCTTTAGCTTTTTGAGTTTGCGGAGGAAAAGTAGGAGGAAGTTAAGGGGAAAGTGGCTGAGGAGGTCCATCTAGAACCAGCACACAAATGCTTGAGTTACTCTGTATTAGCCATGTTCTCGATCATTATCTCGGTACTGAAGCCCTACCAGCGTGAAACCCTTGTGTATATGCTGTGTTCTTGAATATTGTCTGCAATAAAGGATTCCCAAACCAGATGATCAAATGAAAATTGTTTATAATACATGTATTAACTCCGACCAAATATATATCTAGACATGAACTATGTTAAACTGTTGAGACACTCAAGTTTTGCCTTTTGGGGAAGAATTTAAACATTAAGAAAGATCAGTTTCTTGGAATACTCACAGCAAGGTTCTTGAACTCTGAGAAACAGCATTTTGTTAATCTGTTAGCAATCTCGGTTCCAAGCTCTTCTCCATGTTCTTTGATACTGTCATCCTTGGTCTGTATCATCCAATTACAAGGTTATCCAAAAATTACTAATTAGGTTAGGAAAGAAAAGAGTGTAATATCCTACATACTTCTGAAAGAATTTGTGCTGATATTTTATCTAGAATCTCTTCCACAAATTTCTCAGCATCTGTGAACGAGCTTGAAGTATTTACTGCATTGGCTGACTTGTCCTTGATATTCTGAACATTTTTGGCTGGCTTTGCAGCTTTCTCTGCACCAATAAAAGTAAAGAGGGATACACACAGTTTCAGCAGCTCAGCTAATGCAGATTAGAATTGCAACTGTTTCACTTTTGCCAGAAAACTTACTTAATCCAAGCTTCATTCTTATActaacaacaaaacaaattctTGTACAAGAAATTCACTTATTATTCTGATGGATCCATTAACATCAAAATCACCACCTAAGAAAATCAGATTACTCCAATGTCTTTCCAGcaccaaaattttattgattaaatatgaACCGGCTAAATCCCGTGGTGACTAATGTTTTACCACCACAGGGAAAAAGCACACAAAAGCAAGGGAGGCAGGTGGCTCAAAACAAGAGTGGATCACTTCGGAAAAAAGGCCTATGCAGCTAAAGAAGATTCAAGTGGTTAGAGGGGAAAAGGGATAAATAGGGGAACAGGGAACTAGAGGCTGGGGAAAAGGGGAAGAatattgtttttgggttttgggcAGCTTTTGGCTTTAAGGGAGGTCTCTGGCTCCTTCAATTGTCAAAGGGGGAAagagatttaaaagaaaaaaaggaactaCAGGCTGAAAAGGAGGGAAGAATATTGTTTTGGGGGTTTTGGATTTGGACAGCCTTTGGCTGAAAGGGAGGTCTTCAACTCCTTAAATTTCCGCAATTTCCAGTTGTTGACCGGTTTTGGGTAGTTGAATACGCTGATTGTAGTAGTGATTGTGTATCTCGTTTTCTTGCTCAGTAAGAgaaacaaaatcatatttatactCCTCACTCCTATTTTGTGTGTTGCTTGTGGTTTTGGATTGTGTTTTGCTGTGTTTAGGTGAGAATTGCAGGAGGTTCACATCATAACAACATACCTGCCACTGGCTTGGAGTTACTACTGGCAGTGACATTGTTCCCACCAGTATTCTGCAAAGAAGCTGTCTTTTCAGGATGATCTGGCAGAATCGTAGATCCAGAAGGAACAAAAGCAGCCAGATCAGGAGGTTGATCTTTCCCCACTGTGGGGTTAGCCTACaagaaatattataatgatattCAAATCGattgatattcaaatagatAACTTGTTAAGAACTATATGGAAAATAGACAATaaagttcaattcaaaattacctCTAGGTCAACGTATGCTGGGTCTCTGCCAATTGATTTAAGGAACTTGTCCAGATCATTTGCATTAAGAGCTggtaacaaaaataaaaaatgaaatatcagAAGTTACCCTACAAACTAGAATTTAGAATTCATTAAGATAGCCCCTTACTATGTAAGCAAGTCTAGTACAATAACTACTACAAGAGAGCATTGCTATGTCTTATACAATGAATCAGATGATCTAAAAGCACATGCTGGGTACAGTAAGAACCCTTCATGAGTAAGGAAATTCCATCATCCAACACTTTTCACATCTATGTGAAAACACGTACTTGACCCACCAAATTTGTTAatcttatttacaattttttttactaatataGATTCAAACCTTTGGCTTATATTATAACGTTTTCTTATTATATGCAATTTTTTAGCTctctgaaaaaaaattgttaatataaaatcCTTAAACACTTTACACTTACAGATTGACATGTCATTTGACAGAGGGTGGAAGAAGCATCGTTCCTGAGTTTTGAATCCCTTATCCAACAACAGTCCGACATCTCTTTGCACAAGAAAATTACAGGATATATTAGGTATACACTTAAGAATATGCCTTACTTTGATTGCATGGTTTAATTAAACAGAAAAGTAAATAGCATAAAATGCCTTTTCTGAGAAAAGACATTTCATTTATAGCCAACCAAAAAGGAACATCTAGGTATATTTccttaatattaaataaataactcTAAATTTAAGGAAAGATAgcagtatttattttttattaaactaaaaataaaaaatagaaaaaggtaAAATTCAAACCATGTCAATGAAAGTTAAAAGCATACCGTGCTGATTCATTAAGCAGTGAGAATGGAGTAACACATCCTAGTGGCACCTTGAATAGTATGGAAAACATGCAACAACATCAGACAACGATCATATCCATGGGTCCATAATTTTACATTTCATAACAAAAACAGTTGTATTTCCCAAGCATATTGTTTTTGGTAAGAAACATGAAATGTCCCCAAGTTGAATGAAACAGGATATTTCCTCAAGTCGAGTGAAACACTTtctcttaataaaataatctgaTTCAATGTAATGCAGAGGAAAGCTCCTAGTCCACTGTAATACCACTACAATAAATCTGTCTACTGTTCATAGATTTGGCACTCATTGGAGTTGTTCTCAAATTCACTTCATTAGGCCACATGGAGTTTATGTGACGTGTAAAGTTTCAGTTGAGTAGCAGTTGATCAGTTACTAATGTAGttgttcaaattattttttaagagttaaCATGAATTAATTTAAGTGGTGTGTATTAGCAGTAATTGAATCATATTGTGTCAGCCATGCTAAACTCATATTTAATGAAGACAATGAAAGTAGTCATGTAAAATTTATCCATTATCTATCTTCTAACTGGAGGGTGAGTCtctataattaacattttttcctcCTAAACTGATCCATTTTAGTTTCTTACAAATAGGAATGTATGACAAACATAAGATGATGGCTTTCCAAAGATAGTATTATATATCATGAAAGTAGCAATTTAAAGTTGATTATCAGGAGAAAAATAACCAAGCTGACAACATCTCTACTTGCCATAATGTTGATTTGGTTCAGTGTACAGTTGGAACAACCAGATAACTAtaacaaaacaaaccaaacaaggtcAATTTGGCTTGGTATTACTTAGTTTGCTTGCACAACCGTTTTAGTAGTAAAAAGAATAGGCCTATAAATGAATTCCCTAAAAGAaggttgaaaaaaatatataaaataatggtaCCTAAGCTAGGGGAGTGTTATCAAAGACATCTACCAACCTGAAGTATTTCGGGCAATGCCTCTTCAGAAGCCATCCTCAGACCTCCCTTTCCCAGACCAAGTCTTTGAGACAAAACTGTTCAGATGTGGAACCACAGAGAATTCTCATTAAAACCATGAATTATTATCATGAGCAGAAACCAATCACAAGGCAGCACAAATATGTATGTGTAATCCTTTGGCACCTCAACATGCTCATTTATGCTTGATACTGTCATGCTATACCTTTCATGTCAATTTTTGTATCAGCCAGAGCAGAGATGATATAGTACCTATGTTTCTTGTCCTACAAATACAAATATCTGATATGActgagttatatatataatagagcAGAAAAATAGGAAGATTAATAGCTAGAATAATATGCAGTTAAAACTATTGTATCAGCGTCGAGTATTATATCATACCTTCAAGAACAAATTTTTACTGAGTCCACCTCCCATACTCCCAACATATTTTGCCTGAAAGTAAAGAAATATCTTGCTTCAGATCTATGACAATGTGACATGTGCATGAGTTAGAAGAGATATAATCCGAATTCCTGTTTCTCCTGTTACCTGAGCTTCAGCTGTCATCACAACAGGATGTTCATACTtggaaaattcaatttgaagatcCTATAATATCCAATATAAACATTAGGaccagaaaataaaagatactATATAAGCCTCCTGGATAATCAATCAAGAGGACTCCAAAGAGGAATGCATGTGAACACAGAAATGACAAATTGACCATTCAAGCAAACATTaccattttctaataaaaaccCACTTTAACAGTTCttcaaatattcataaaaataaaaccgaTGCCACATGCCAATtaccaaatttatataaaaacgaAAGTTTGGCTTCTTAATTTACAAGAGAAAGTAATCTCAACTTCAGTTGTCCACAAGTTCTTAATGTTAATGGGTGAAAAGGATTAAGTCAAGGCTACATGCAGAAAAACACGAACATAATTTAGCACTTTCTGAGTGAACCCATTAAGTAGAAAGAAAATTGGGTAGCAACAAGAACATAATCAAGACATCAATTATGCAAATACTGCAAGCAAATGCAACTTACATTCAGTACCAGCATTCTTCACAATATCAATCGTCAACAAAATCATGTTCAAATGGACGACTCAGTAAATACACCagcacccaaaaaaaaaaaaaatgataaataataaaagaaaataatcacaGCTGCACAGGTTACCAGGTTAAACGATTAACAAAACTGTTTTATGTGCAATAATTCACCAAACAGttaattacacaaaaataaCGGAAGCTAAAACAGCATAGCTCAAcccaacaaaatttttattattctaaacGATGAACAACggaaaattgatataaaagcGAACCCCAATCAAGTTTGGCTCAGAAGCATTccaatatgattaaatattaaaatgggTAATGATATAAAAGAGATAACCTGTAAGCGAGCAAGCAACTGTTCCTTCGAATAACCCATCAGTAGATCTTAGATCGGAGCAAAAACCAGAGAGCGTCTGAAGTTTAAGTTAGAGTAAACTACCAAAACGGCCAACGAAAATTGCCTGGTCCTGCAATTGATGACTAGCATCCGCGCCGACGAAACTCGTTGGGTTTTCAGGTTAGTGCATTTAGGCCCCTTGATTGGACTTGGGCATTCCAACTTGTTAAATTGGGGCTCAATTTTTAGcccacaacaaaaaaaaaaaatcatcttaaaataataattagagaattttttaaaatagtattaATAAATAGGGAGAATAATATTTCCCGCCTttctttatatctttttttttttcttccttcttaccacttttttttttaattctttaatttttttctttctttccctctCATCTCTCACAGTAATCCGATTATCACGAAGACAATACTACATGTgtttttttaatacacaaataaataaacatatatatatatatatcattatgtgattagatattattttatttttaatttaaaattattatgtgtatatttatatattcaaataaatatgtataattttattatatcataaataagaGTAAAGTCCAAAGATTTCAATCTTTTATTTGTCAATAAACTTATGTGAAATACAAGTAATTTTACAAAACTACACTTGAAACAAAACTTAGTTCATCcaactcaaattttttattataggtCGGTGTATTGTTTCCTATTATCactgatttaaaaaatatatatatatttacacaaaCTATTAATtctgtattttttaataaaccaaAAAGGCTAAATGACTATATCTTACCCTGGCTTTGATAAAGGATGATTTTCTATCTTTAAGTTCGAACGTTTGgtagttaaaatatatttttaatatataataaggtTAATATCAATTGTACTcttgataataataacaaatcacATATTTACCTTAAGAAattcacatttttcttttttctttcttctactcAACTTTTACCTCTCATTTGCTCCACTGATTGTGTGCTTTTTACCAATATGATTTCCATCCAGCAAATCCATGACAAGAAATGCCCCTAAAAAAAGACAAGCAGAAATCTATCTAGCCAGAGATGGTATCAGGTTGCAAGTGAAAGCATGGTGGTGTTAATAGTTAGCTTGATCACAAAAGGTCCAAACAAGGGTCTTCATCCGgcctttattaaaaaaagttcgGGCGAACATGCATTTTCAGAAGTGTTGGGATAGTTGAGGAGATAGGATTGGATTCAGAATTAGAATTGACTTTACatcatttaaaatgaaataagcTTCAAGGTCTTGATTTCAGTTAGAATCTTCATAGGGAATTAGAACCCAACTATCCCATGGTTTTGATTTGACTATCATT
This is a stretch of genomic DNA from Mangifera indica cultivar Alphonso chromosome 11, CATAS_Mindica_2.1, whole genome shotgun sequence. It encodes these proteins:
- the LOC123229981 gene encoding prolyl-tRNA synthetase associated domain-containing protein 1, producing the protein MGYSKEQLLARLQDLQIEFSKYEHPVVMTAEAQAKYVGSMGGGLSKNLFLKDKKHRYYIISALADTKIDMKVLSQRLGLGKGGLRMASEEALPEILQVPLGCVTPFSLLNESARDVGLLLDKGFKTQERCFFHPLSNDMSISLNANDLDKFLKSIGRDPAYVDLEANPTVGKDQPPDLAAFVPSGSTILPDHPEKTASLQNTGGNNVTASSNSKPVAEKAAKPAKNVQNIKDKSANAVNTSSSFTDAEKFVEEILDKISAQILSETKDDSIKEHGEELGTEIANRLTKCCFSEFKNLATIFKNTAYTQGFHAGRASVPR
- the LOC123229980 gene encoding E3 ubiquitin-protein ligase RZF1; this translates as MSLSPPRERTQGANEPINNNDNNGIANRNFQLYWCYRCHTAVRISSSANPSEIICPRCFGQFVQELEVTRPRLFVDFTAFDPSPEARLLEALSIILDPPIRLFNRTPSETQDPSRRRPWFRRPRNNINIEPEPSTPRPRTWIVLRPVGPSNPIEPIMRPPNLGPPGVNPRDYFFGPELNQLIEELTQNDRPGPPPVPDAAIDAIPTVKITETHLKNEPNCPVCKEEFKVDGDARELPCKHIYHSECIVPWLRLHNSCPVCRNEVPIASDSNIDTSGQDDECSEDHEEEGRRRRCWRLRQLACLWPFRARYGRIHPRPDIAGNSQGQEVGTSSCHCNIL